The segment ATTACCTCGAAAGTAACTCCGGTGTAGTACTCAAAACCCTTGACCTCCACAAGATCAACCGATATGTCGCATTCGATATTGTATTCCTCAAGCACGGAGATCACAGAGACGATTTCCTCGATGCAGAGCTTGAATCTCTCGTTCCGGGCGGCCCTGCGAAGGATATCGGCATCGCCGTAGTAATCAGAAAGGGAGAGAAGAACATCCTTTACGTCCGTGGGAATCCCGGAGGGTTCCACTATCCTTCTTATCCACTCCTGATCCTTTTTCACGAGAGCTTGCACAAGCTCGTCCCGTATCTCCCCGGCGTCGCGAAGAACCGCATCAAGAATGCCCGTATGCCCGAGGTTCAGGGTTATTTTTTTAAGGCCGAGACGGTTAAGCGATTTCAGGGCCAGTGCGATTATCTCGGAATCCCCTTCAGTTGAACTAAGCCCCAGAAGCTCGCAGCCGAGCTGAAAAACTTCTCTCTCCTTGCCGCTGCCCTTCTCCTCGTACCTCACCACCCTTCCCGAATAGCAAAGCCTGAGTGGGTAGCGATAATCGCTTAACTGCGTGGCGACCATGCGTCCGATCTGCGGAGTAATGTCGGGGCGCAGCACCACGATTTCACCCGTGTGCGGGTCGACAAACTTCATCAGCCTGTGCTTGAAGTCTTCCCCGATGCCCGCGGACATGGTGTCAAGGTACTCGAAAAGAGGGGTTATAACCCTCCTGTACCCCCAGTAGGAAAACTCCTCAAGGAGCACACTCTCTATCCGCTTGAGGTCCTCTGCCTTGACGGGACCGAAATCCTTCACTCCCTGGGGCAGTGTCAAAAATCTATTCATCTGAAAAACTGACTTGTGTTACCGAAATAATATTCTCTACGGTCAAAATCTCCCGGATAACCTCTTCGCTAACCTCGGTATCGACGTTCGTAAAAACTATGGCTTCCCCGCCGGCGGATTTTCTTCCAAGGTGCATCCGACCGATGTTTACGCCGTTTTTCCCGAGAACAGTACACATGGAACCTATGAAGCCCGGGCGGTCATAGTTGTGGCTCACGAGCAGGAATCCCTCGGGAACGACGTCGATCTCGACCCCGTTCACCTTGACTATCCTCCCGTGGTTCCCGCTGAAAACGCTTCCCGAAATCTCGTTGGTCGCCTCGCGGGTCGTAACAGTCACGGTAATGAGACTTGTGTACTGGCTCATGGCCGCGGATTTTGACTCCACTACCTTTATTTTTCTTTCCTCGGCTATTGACGGGGCGTTAACGTAGGTCACCGAGATATCCATTATGTGCGAGAGAAAGCCTTTCAGCACGGAAACCGTCAGGTACCCGCAGTCCATTTCGGCCGCTTCGCCCTCGTAAGTCACCTCTACAGTACGAACCGCGCCCTTGCAGATCTGCCCGTGAAGACTGCCTATCTTCTCGCAGATTGACATATAAGGCTTCATGACGGCAAGCTGCTCCGTTGTAAGCGACGGCATATTAACCGCGTTTCTGACTACCCCTTTCTGCGCGAAATCTATAAGCTGCTCCGCCATGGTGGTCCCGACCTTTATCTGCGCCTCCTCCGTTGAAGCGCCTAAATGCGGGGTAAGCACTATGTTTTCATCGACCGAGAGAACGGGGTTTTCGGGGTCT is part of the Candidatus Dadabacteria bacterium genome and harbors:
- the hisZ gene encoding ATP phosphoribosyltransferase regulatory subunit, encoding MNRFLTLPQGVKDFGPVKAEDLKRIESVLLEEFSYWGYRRVITPLFEYLDTMSAGIGEDFKHRLMKFVDPHTGEIVVLRPDITPQIGRMVATQLSDYRYPLRLCYSGRVVRYEEKGSGKEREVFQLGCELLGLSSTEGDSEIIALALKSLNRLGLKKITLNLGHTGILDAVLRDAGEIRDELVQALVKKDQEWIRRIVEPSGIPTDVKDVLLSLSDYYGDADILRRAARNERFKLCIEEIVSVISVLEEYNIECDISVDLVEVKGFEYYTGVTFEVISSVAPASLVTGGRYDGLVSRYGRSVPAAGFAIDAEALMQNTKSSDGENQVHFIIVPKSQNLRSDAIRLAEWLRSSSFKVILDLTGSYADMIDSNNFFDGDGSFATYGIIELESPSEMKLVESRTGSIREFSNLEELLTGGGL
- the serA gene encoding phosphoglycerate dehydrogenase, with amino-acid sequence MKILITDGLAKQGLELLRAAEGVEVDERKGISPDELTEIIKDYEGLVVRSATKVTREVIEASGGRLRIIGRAGIGIDNIDLDAATRNGVAVMNTPESNSITTAEHTITLLLSLARRIPQAHSSIKSGKWERNKYKGVEVYGKTIGLVGLGNIGKLVAERAMGLKMKAIAYDPYLSKEAAKKLSIELVSLDELFRRSDVITVHTPLTDETRDLVNSESFEKMKEGVIVINCARGGIVNEADMAEALREGKVGGAAFDVYTSEPIDPENPVLSVDENIVLTPHLGASTEEAQIKVGTTMAEQLIDFAQKGVVRNAVNMPSLTTEQLAVMKPYMSICEKIGSLHGQICKGAVRTVEVTYEGEAAEMDCGYLTVSVLKGFLSHIMDISVTYVNAPSIAEERKIKVVESKSAAMSQYTSLITVTVTTREATNEISGSVFSGNHGRIVKVNGVEIDVVPEGFLLVSHNYDRPGFIGSMCTVLGKNGVNIGRMHLGRKSAGGEAIVFTNVDTEVSEEVIREILTVENIISVTQVSFSDE